TGCTGCTTGGCGTTCTTAACCGTTGCGCCGAAGGGCGGTGTACTGCCATCCGGCAGGCGCAGTACCGCCATGGCTTTCTCACCGGAAATCACTTCCAGGGATCGGTAGCCGATGGCACCTTCGGTGAGCGTCACTTGCGTGACAGATTGTGTGGCTTCGACGTTTTTCGGCAGGCGCTCCAGATCCACGCTGGCCGCCGTACGCTGGTAGCTGCTCAAATCGGAAATCACTGCTTTACCAAAGGCGTTGCTGCGCGTCGGCGTGCCGTAACCGCGCATTGGCACATCGGCTACACCGCCGGTATCGACCATCAGACGCGTGCCGCCCATGCTGCTGGTTCGATGCAGTGCTGCGCCGTGGGGCGTGAGGGTGCCGCCACCGCGGGCCGACATGCTCAGGCTGGTGTTGCCCTGTTGACGGCTGGCGGCCAGCGTCAAGTCAGCCTGATCACCCATGTGGCTCAGGTAACCGCTGGCGGAATTGTCACTCGCACTGAGCTGGTAGCTGTTGCGTTCATCCAGGCGATCGCTGTAGCGCGTTGAAAAGCCGCTCTTGCCTGCAGTTCTATTTGCGTCCAGCGATAACGTGCCACTGCGTCCCAGCGGCAGGCTGACCGTCAGCGCCATGCCGTTATCCTTATAGTTGTAGTCCTGGGTGCGATAGACATTCAGGGACAGGCTCAGATTCTTGACCGTGCCGACATTGAAGTAGCGAGACACCGACAAGTTCCAACGCTGGCTGGACGGCCGCGACCAGTAAGTTTGTTTGTTGTAACCGGCGTACACCGTGGCACCCAGGTCGCGAAACTGTTTGTTGATCGTGGCGGTATACAGCGCCTTACTGCCCCCTATAGGTTTGAATTCGCCAGCGTATTGACCCAACTCGTCGTATTTTCCGCGCCCTGCGAGTTCGCCGTTCATTCCATAATGACGAGCATCCAGGTATTCGCTCATGCTTAAGAAGTTCTTATCGGAAAACCGATAACCTGCGAAGGTTACTTGGCTGTCGTATTGTTCGAAGTTCTTGGAGTATTGCAGGCGATAGGATTTACCCGAGAGGGTCTGATTCCACACGTTCGCATGGGACTGGGTCACATCCAGGGATAATGCTCCTAACACCAGCAAGTCACGACCTGCACCGACAGTGGCCGCATGGTAGTTGTTATCGGTAATGGCGCCGCCGAACAACGACCAGCCGTTGCTGATCCCCCAGGAGAATTCGCCGGTGCCGAAAAAGTCACCGTCAGCCCCGTATTGAAGATCGGAAGGCCGTCCGGTCGCGAGTTTGTAGCGGATTTGCCCGGGGCGCGTCAGGTAAGGAACACCGGCGGTGTTGAGCTTGAAGGTTTGCACCGAGCCGTCCTGCTCTTCCACACGCACATCCAGCGTACCCGTGACGGCGTCGTTGAGGTCCTGAATGCGAAAGGGGCCGGCCGCCACCAGGGCTTCATACAGCACGCGGCCTTGCTGGCTGACGACGACCCTGGCGTTTGTCTTGGCAACCCCGACAACCTCCGGCGCATAGCCGCGCAAGTTCGGTGGCAGTTGGCTTTCGTCCGAATTCAGCGCGGCACCGGTAAAACGGAAGCTGTCGAACAGGTCCGAGTAAAGGTAGTTCTCGCCGACCACCAATCGGGCCTTCAGCGAAGGAATGGCACGGTAAGCGTAGTAGCGGCTCCACTCCAGCTTCTGCTCCCCGGCGGATCGGTCCCTCGCGCTGTCGACGCGTCCCTGCCAATCGGCACGCAGGCGCCAGGCCCCGGCATTGGCCCCCAGGGTTCCGTTACCGCTCAGGTGATTGCGTGTACTTTGGTTTTTCTGGGCGTTGGACTGTGCCGTCAGGTTGTAGTCAACCAGTAATCCTGGCACTCCCTCATCCCAGCGCGCGGGTGGATCCCAGTTGAGGGCGCTGTATTCAAGGTAGGCATGGGGCAGGTTGATGTTCAGCGTGGAGGTGGCCAGGTCAGCACTCACCTCTGTGCCTGGCAGGCCTTGGGTATCCAGGCACTCGCCGTTTTTCCACGCGATGAGTTTGGTAGCATCCGACGCCTTCAGCCCCAACAGTTCCACCAGGCCAGGGGACAAGCATGCCTGGCTGCCCTTGGGATCATGCTCGGGAGGGTAGAAAGCCACCGTTTGCTCGGAAACAGGCTGGCCATTGATCTGCACAAGCATCGTGTAGGTGCCGGGCAGAATGAAACCGCTACGGGCGAAGCGGGACAAATCAATATTGGTGCGATCATTCAAATCAAGCACGTCGGTATTGAATTCGATATCCCCGGCGCCCAACGCGGTTCCGGCCAGCGACATCAGCCCGCCTACCAGGCTGGGGCGAAGCGTATTTTTGATCTTCGACGTATTCAGCATGAAAGCAACCCATCAATGTTCAAAAGTATTCCAACCTGAACCGCACTGCGACCCGGTGAGCCCCCGGTGCCAGTGGCAGCCCGTTGCCGACCAGCCGAAGCGTGTAGTGCAGTGTCATGTCACCTTCAGCCAGGGGGTGCGGAGCCATGGGCTCGCCCGGCACACTCTCTTGGCCAGCCGAATCCCAGATATGAAAGGCAGCCCCCTGTGAGTCTCCAAAGGCGGCAAAGGAGCGGCCGTCCCTGTCGCGAGGGCCGTCGAAGGTCACCCGCAGATGCTCCCAATCAGGCAGCGTGGCCCCGGGCCGCGACGGGTCCGGGCGCGTCAAGGAGCAATTGACCAGGCGTAATTCGAAGGGGTGTGGCTCGCCCAATGCATTGCGCAATAGCCTGCCTATGGGCTCGGGTGTCATCTCGATGGACTGATCGGCACTGACCAGTTCCAGCCCGCATGCGGAGTCGACGATCACGCCACCCAGCGTGACAATGCCTTCGCCCTGAGCAGGTGGCTGGGCGAAACTCCAAGGACTGATGAACATCGTCAACGAGGAGGTGACTACGAGGTTCAAGAATGTTTTCACCGGTATCTCCCACCCGTCCCCCCGTCACCCTCAGGTGGCGGGGGGAACAACTTACTGATAGGCCAAGGTGAAGTTGGTGACGGCGCTGAAATCACCGGGGACGATGTCGCCGGTAGCCGCGCCTTGAACGTAGGCACCGAATTCCAGGGTGTTATCACCCGTGGAAATGGCTTGCGGGGTTGTCGCGACGCCCAGCTCAACGGGTTTGCCGCCGTGGGTCATCATGATGCCGATGAGGCCTGCACCACCGACGGTACCGATTGCACCTGGGACATCGTTTGAGGGGGCGGCAGTGAAGGTGGTGGTTACCGTGTTATCGGTAAGGTTCGTCAGGTCGCAGCCCTCCAGTTCGATTTTCACGCTTCGGGCTTCCGACTTGCCGCCGGCCTGCAATTGATGCTTTGCGATGGCGCCGAGGTTAACGGTCTGGTCGATGGATTCAGGCTTAATGGAGCAAGCACCCGAGTGGACCGATCCGAGGAAGGTGACTGTTCCATCTGCGGCATGAGCTCCTGAGATCGAGCCGGCGAACAGCCCAAGGGTAAACAGCGCAGTTTTAAACTTAGTTTTCATTTGCAGACGCCCACATAAAAATGTCATTGAAAAGTCCCGCCGCTATTGGGTCTGGGACTGACGGTTTCACCGCAAAAGTGGCGCCCGGTAAATCCCGATGTCGTCAGCCGAGTCGGCCTTCTGATAATCAGGTTTTCCAATTAATTGCATTGCAATCAGGCGGCACGTTTGAGGCGGAAATGATTGTGTGGCTTTGCACTGTTGAAGTAAGTCGGCGCATTCGTTTAGTGGTGTAGCCGTAACGTGTAGTGATATATAGGAAGGATATGGCAATTTGCCAAAAGTTTTATTTTGACTGTAAGAGTTGGACTACATGCCGCCAAATGAGAATGCTTTAGTTGGGGTTTTGGATGTAAGAATGGGATTACGCGAATTGAAAAACAATAGTCGTTTACCAGGCGAAACAACTAAGTGTCGGGGGCGCAGAGGTCGCAGGGCGCCGACAAAAACAGACGTCCACAAAAAAGCCCCGTCGACCGGGGCTTTTTTGTGGCGGTGTGGCGAGGCTTACTTGTTTTTCGGACGCTTGCTCGACGCGTGGCCTGCTTCATCCACAAACACCTCGGCTACTGCAATGGCTTGGCTTTCGGTCGCGAATGCTCCAGCAACGCTGTCGCCGTGAAAATTGATCAAGTGCCAGCCGTCTGCACGCTGGGTGATCAGGTAGCCGTTTACACCTTTGGGTTCTGACATCTATTGGGAATCTCATGGTCTGGTACAAGGCGCCCATGATACCGCCAAAAGCCTGGGGTAGCGCGCACGTTGTTGCAGGTCCGTGCTGGCAGGCGAAAAGCGTGCTAAAACAATTGCAGATGTTATAAGCAGGGTGCGTTCTGCCTGACCGTTGATGAAGCCCTTTGCAGGATCAGCGGAACTTACTGCGCCATTTTTTCTCTATGATGACATCGCAACGCCAGCAGGAGCCATTGTAAGGTGACTGCGGCCTGATTAGACTGCGCCGAATTCCGTACGCACAGCCCTTTGTAAGGACTCATATGATCAAGAAATGCTTGTTCCCAGCAGCCGGTTACGGCACTCGCTTCTTGCCAGCGACCAAAGCCATGCCCAAAGAGATGCTGCCGGTGGTGAACAAGCCACTGATTCAGTACGGCGTGGAAGAAGCCCTGGATGCCGGCCTGAACGAGATCTCCATCGTTACCGGCCGCGGCAAACGCGCCCTGGAAGACCACTTCGACATCAGCTATGAGCTGGAAAACCAGATCAAAGGCACCGACAAGGAAAAATACCTGGTCGGTATTCGCAAACTGCTTGACGAGTGCTCGTTCTCCTACACCCGTCAGACTCAGATGAAAGGCCTCGGCCACGCTATCCTTACCGGTCGCCCGCTGATCGGTGACGAACCGTTTGCCGTGGTTCTGGCGGATGACCTGTGTGTGAACCTGGAAGGTGATGGTGTGCTGACCCAGATGGTCAAGCTCTACCAGAAATACCGCTGCACCATCGTTGCGGTGATGGAAGTCAACCCAACCGAAACCAACAAGTACGGTGTTATCGCCGGCGACGATATTGGCGATGGCTTGATCCGCGTGCGTGACATGGTCGAGAAGCCAGCGCCGGAAGATGCTCCGTCGAACCTGGCGATCATCGGTCGTTACATCCTCACCCCGGACATCTTCAAACTGATCGAAGAAACCGAGCCGGGCAAGGGTGGCGAAATCCAGATCACCGATGCGCTGTTGAAGCAAGCCAAAGACGGTTGCGTAATTGCCTACAAGTTCAAAGGGCAGCGTTTTGACTGCGGTGGCGCCGAAGGCTACATCGAAGCAACCAACTTCTGCTACGAGCACTTCTACAAGACTGGCAAGGCCTACTGATTTACACTTGCCGCACTGTTTCAAGAGAAAGCCACCTTCGGGTGGCTTTTTCGTTTTTCAGCCCCATGTAAGTCGGTATGCTGGTGTTCTGCCGAGGAGAGTGAAATGGCCTACGATTTTGATCTGTATGTAATTGGCGCCGGTTCCGGCGGTGTTCGTGCGGCGCGCTTTGCCGCAGGCTTCGGTGCCAAGGTGGCTGTTGCGGAAAGCCGCTATCTGGGCGGCACCTGTGTGAACGTCGGCTGCGTGCCGAAAAAGCTGTTGGTGTACGGCGCGCATTTTGCCGAAGACTTCGAGCAAGCCAGTGGCTTTGGTTGGTCATTGGGCGAAGCGAACTTTGACTGGGCAACCCTGATTGCCAACAAGGATCGCGAGATCAACCGTCTTAATGGCATCTATCGCAACCTGCTGGTCAACAGCGGGGTGACCCTGCATGAAGGTCATGCGCGTCTGGTAGATGCGCATCAGGTAGAGATCAACGGCGAGCGCTTTACTGCCAGGTACATCCTGATCGCTACCGGCGGCTGGCCGCAGATCCCGGAAATTCCAGGGCGTGAACACGCGATCGGTTCCAATGAGGCGTTCTTTCTTAAAGAGCTACCCAAGCGCGTACTGGTGGTGGGTGGTGGTTACATTGCAGTGGAATTCGCCGGAATTTTCCATGGTTTGGGTGCCAACACCACCTTGCTGTATCGTGGCGACCTGTTCTTGCGCGGCTTCGACGGTTCGGTGCGCACCCATCTGAAGGAAGAACTGACCAAGCGCGGGCTGGACCTGCAGTTCAATGCCGATATCGAGCGTATCGACAAGCAAGCCGATGGCAGCCTCAAGGCCACCTTGAAAGATGGCCGCGTGCTGGAAGCCGACTGTGTGTTCTATGCCACCGGCCGCCGCCCGATGCTGGACAACCTGGGGCTGGAAAATACCGGCGTGAAGTTGGACGAGCGCGGCTTCGTTGAGGTGGACGATCTTTACCAGACCGCCGAACCATCGATCCTGGCCATTGGCGATGTGATTGGTCGGGTGCAACTGACGCCGGTTGCCCTGGCTGAAGGCATGGCTGTGGCGCGGCGCCTGTTCAAGCCGGAGCAGTACCGTGCGGTGGATTACGCCAACATCGCAACGGCGGTGTTCAGCCTGCCGAATATCGGCACCGTCGGGCTGACGGAAGAAGACGCGCGCAAGCAAGGCCACAAGGTGCAGATCTTTGAAAGCCGTTTCCGGCCGATGAAGCTGACCTTGACCGACTGCCAGGAAAAGACCCTGATGAAACTGGTGGTCGATGCCGACACCGACAAGGTCTTGGGCTGCCATATGGTCGGTCCGGATGCAGGCGAAATCGTGCAGGGGCTGGCGATCGCGCTCAAGGCGGGCGCGACCAAACAGCATTTTGACGAGACCATCGGCGTGCACCCGACGGCGGCCGAAGAGTTCGTCACCATGCGCACGCCTGTGGCCGATTGATCAGGATGGTTGTGCTGTTTCTGGCGCCGTTGCAACGGCGGCGGCCAGGCGCAGCGCGTCGATGCTGGCCTGGGCCTTGATCAGGTCCAGTTCCAGTGCCTTGTTGCGCTGCTGATTTTCAAGTAGCGCCTCCTGGCGTGCCTGACTGTCCAGTGCTGCAACCCGCAGGCGCTCCTGAAGCAGGGCGCGCTCGCTGTCGATCTTGCTCAGATGCTCGTTGAGCTTGAGTTGTGCGGCCTGATCTTTGCGGCTCTGATCCTGCAATGCGTTCAGTTCCTTGGTGGTTACTCGCTGCTCAATCAGCAGGCGTTCATTATCGCGATGCAGTTGGGTGATTTCATCCTGGCGTACGAGTGCGCTTTGCTGAGCCTGACGCAATTCGGCTTGAATCTGCTGCAGCTGGCCTTCATGGCGACGCTGCTCTTGCTCGCGCTGTTCTTTTATCGCGTTGCGGTAATGCTCAAGCGCGTCGCGTGCGTGCAGGTGTTTCTCTTCCAGTGAGCGAATCTGCTCGTCTTTGTCGTTGATCCGCAACTCGTAATCACTGCACGCCTGGCTCAACCCGGCGTTACGGGTTTGCTCGGCTTGCAGGCTGGTGCTGGTGGTTTGCAGCGCAGCGCTTTCTTCCGCCAGGGCTGCGGCCTGGATATCAAATTGCTGCTTGAGCTGAGTGTGTGCCTCTTCAAGCGCCTCAACCTGGGCGAGCAGGGCGGTTTTCTGCTGTTCAAATTGCGCCAGCGCCAAGTCAATCGGCTCCTGAGCCTTCTCTTTCAAACGCTGGGCCAGGCGTGCGACCAGCTCGCCGAGCTCGTCGTCAATCGGCGCCTCGGTAATGGTCAGCCGGGTTTCACTTTCGTCCAACTCTTTCAAATAGCGATGAATGGTGGTTTTCGAGCCGGTATTACCCATCTCGATCCGTACTGCGTCGATGCTGGGGTTTTCACCGCGGGCAAGGATTGCCAGGCGTGCCGTCTGAACTACTGCTTTGTTTATGCCGCCGCGAGCCATGGAGTCTCCGTCGATTTAGTACTGTGGTACATGGTATGTATATACGTACTATAACACGTATAAAAGCTCGTTGAGATTCATGATTTAAGAGATGGGATATTGGCGTATTATCCCGTGTCATAACGGTTTTAACCGCCACTTCCCCTGACAGCAGTACGAAACGACACCCATGAGCGACCTGGATCGATATATCAACGCTGCGACCCGCGATAACACGCGCCGCAGCTACCGTGCGGCGATCGAGCACTTCGAAGTGAGTTGGGGAGGGTTCCTGCCGGCCACCAGCGACAGCGTGGCGCGTTATCTGGTGGCGCACGCCGGAGTGTTGGCGGTAAACACCTTGAAACTGCGGCTTTCGGCACTGGCGCAGTGGCACACCAGCCAGGGCTTTGCCGATCCGACGAAAGCGCCCGTGGTGCGCAAGGTGCTCAAGGGGATTCGTGCCGTACATCCAGCGCGCGAGCGGCAGGCTGAGCCTTTGCAGCTACAGCATCTTGAGCAGGTCGTCACTTCACTGGCGCTTGAAGCAAGCCAGGCCCGCGAAAACCAGGACCCGCCCCGCTTGCTGCGCGCCAAGCGTGATACTGCGCTGATCCTGCTGGGCTTTTGGCGGGGGTTTCGCAGTGATGAGCTGTGCCGATTAAGTATTGAACACGTCCAGGCTGTGCCCGGCGCCGGGATCAGCCTGTACCTGCCGCGCAGCAAAGGCGATCGGGAAAACCTGGGCAAGACGTACCAGACGCCGGCGCTGCTGCGCCTGTGCCCGGTGCAAGCTTACAGCGACTGGCTCAGCGCCTCGGCGCTGGTTCGCGGCCCGGTCTTTCGCGGCATCGACCGGTGGGGCAACCTGGGCGAGGAGGGGCTGCATCCCAATAGTGTCATCCCATTATTGCGCCAAGCCCTGGAACGCGCAGGCATCCCCGCCGAGCAATACACCAGCCACTCCCTGCGGCGCGGCTTTGCCACCTGGGCCCATCGCAGTGGCTGGGACTTGAAGTCGCTGATGAATTACGTCGGGTGGAACGACATGAAATCCGCCATGCGCTATGTTGAAGCGACGCCATTTCTCGGCATGACCCTGGCGACCCAGCCGCTGATTTGAAATTTCTTCTATTAATACCGCCACTTGATAGAGAAAGCCAATCGTCAGCATCAGGTTTGCCAATGGGCCATCGACCGAAAGAGTCGGTAGGATTCATCTCATCAACTTCTTAACCCCTGACGGAGAGTCAACGATGCCTATCATCAACAGCCAAGTAAAACCGTTTAAAGCCACCGCTTTCAAAAACGGCAGCTTCCTGGATGTGACCGACGCTGACCTGAAAGGCAAGTGGTCGGTAGTGTTCTTCTACCCAGCCGACTTTACCTTCGTTTGCCCAACCGAACTGGAAGACCTGGCTGACAACTACGCCGAATTTCAGAAGCTGGGCGTCGAAATCTACAGCGTGTCCACCGACACCCATTTTGCCCACGCTGCCTGGCACAACACTTCGCCAGCCATCGGCAAAATCCAGTACACCATGATCGGTGACCCAACCCTGACCATCTCCCGCAACTTTGACGTGCTGATCGAAGAAGCTGGCCTGGCTGATCGCGGTACTTTCGTGATCAACCCGGAAGGTCAGATCAAGATCGTCGAACTGAACGACGGTGGTGTTGGCCGTGATGCTTCCGAGCTGCTGCGCAAGATCAAGGCTGCTCAATACGTCGCTGCCCACCCAGGCGAAGTGTGCCCAGCCAAGTGGAAAGAAGGCGAGGCTACCTTGGCTCCGTCCCTGGACCTGGTCGGCAAGATCTAAGTCTGTGAAGACGTATCAAGGGCGGGAATCCGCACCTCAGTAAGCTGCATCCGCCCTCGAAACGCCCGGGCGAGATTCGCTCGGGCGTTTTTTTGTCTGCAATAAACCGAATGAACAGGAAATCGCCCGTATGTTGGACGCCAATCTTAAAGCTCAGTTGAAGTCATACCTGGAACGGGTCACCCAGCCGATCGAGATCGTCGCCTCCCTCGACGACGGCGCGAAATCCCAGGAAATGCTCGCTCTTTTGCAGGACGTTGTCAGCCTGACGACGTTGATTACCTTGAAAACCGATGGTGATGATGCGCGCAGGCCATCGTTCTCCATCAACCGCCCGGGTGCCGATATCAACCTGCGTTTCGCCGGCATCCCCATGGGCCATGAATTCACTTCGCTGGTGCTGGCTCTGTTGCAAGTCGGTGGCCACCCGTCGAAGGCCAGTGTCGAAGTGATTGAACAGATCCGCGCCCTTAAAGGCGAGTTCAGCTTCGAGACATACTTCTCGCTGTCGTGCCAGAACTGCCCGGACGTGGTCCAGGCCCTGAACCTGATGGCGGTGCTGAACCCCAATATCCGTCACGTGGCCATCGACGGCGCGCTGTTCCAGGCCGAAGTCGACGAGCGCCAGGTCATGGCGGTGCCCAGTGTCTACTTGAATGGGGTGAACTTCGGCCAGGGCCGCATGGGCCTGGAAGAAATTCTTGCCAAGCTCGACACTAGCGGTCTCGAAAAAGCCGCCGAGAAAATCAGTGCCAAAGAGGCGTTCGATGTATTGGTTGTCGGCGGCGGCCCAGCCGGTTCCTCGGCGGCCATCTACGCAGCCCGTAAAGGTATCCGTACCGGTGTAGCGGCTGAACGTTTTGGTGGCCAGGTGCTGGACACCATGTCCATCGAGAACTTTATCTCGGTACAGGAAACCGAAGGGCCGAAACTGGCCATTGCGCTGGAAGCGCATGTGCGTCAGTACGACGTGGACATCATGAACCTGCAACGCGCCAGCAGCCTGGTGCCGGCGAAAAATGCCGGTGAGTTGCATGAGATTCGCTTCGAAAGCGGTGCGACCCTCAAGTCCAAGACCGTTATCCTGGCCACTGGCGCCCGCTGGAGAGAGATGGGTGTGCCGGGCGAGCAGGAATACAAGGCCAAGGGCGTGTGCTTCTGCCCGCACTGCGATGGGCCGCTGTTCAAGGGCAAGCGCGTTGCGGTGATCGGCGGCGGTAACTCCGGTGTGGAAGCGGCTATTGATCTGGCCGGGATCGTCAACCATGTCACGCTGCTTGAGTTTGACAGCAAGTTGCGCGCCGATGCGGTGCTGCAACGCAAGCTTTACAGTTTGCCGAACGTGGATGTGATTACCAGCGCGCTGACCAGCGAAGTCAAAGGCGATGGCCAGAAAGTCACCGGCCTTGCCTACAAGGATCGCGACAGTGGTGAGTTCAAGACTATCGACCTGGAAGGTATCTTCGTGCAGATCGGTTTGTTGCCCAACACCGACTGGCTCAAAGGCACGGTGGAGTTGACGCCTCGCGGCGAGATCATCGTGGATGCCCGTGGCGAGACTTCACTGCCGGGTGTATTTGCGGCCGGTGACGTCACTACCGTGCCCTACAAGCAGATCGTCATTGCGGTGGGCGAGGGTGCCAAGGCCTCCCTGAGTGCATTCGATCACTTGATTCGCACATCAGCCCCGGCATAAGTGACACGCGAAAAACCAAAAAAGCCCCATGAGCAATCATGGGGCTTTTTTATTCCTGCGTACTGCGCGAGACGCGCCGCGTGTTACATCGGCGCCGGCTGGATGATCTCGACCCAGTAACCATCCGGGTCCTTTATGAAGGCCAGGCTCTTCATGCGGCCATCCGTCAGGCGCTTCTGGAAATCGCAGCCCAGCGCTTCGAAACGCTCGCACGCAGCGACGATATCCGGTACCGAAATACAGATATGGCCAAAGCCACGCGGGTCGGTATTGCCGTTGTGATAGGCAAAGTCGGCGTCGTTTTCGGTACCGTGGTTATGGGTCAGCTCAAGGATGCCCGGAATCGATTTCATCCACTGGGTGCGCTCGGCGGCGTCGGCCGGGATTTGGGCCTTGTCCACCAGGGCGAGGAAATACAGGCTGAATTCGGCTTCCGGGAAGTCGCGCTTTTCAACCAGGGAGAAACCCAGCACGCGCGTGTAGAAGTCCAGCGATTTGGTGATGTCCTTGACCCGCAACATGGTGTGGTTAAACACAAAGTTTGCAGTGGCGGTGTCAGGCTGGGCAGTGACGCCCGGGAAGGTGTTCAGTTCGTGCAGGCTCATGGGCCCTCCAGAAAAATGGGGCAAAGCGGTCCCTTGGCGTGCGGCAAGCATCCGTGCTGCCGGCTCATGATACGCAAGGGCTACCTGCCGCGCCAAATGAAAAAACGCACGCGGCCCTTGCGAGCGGCGGGTCTGGGGCCGCAAACTTTGCGGCTTGAACCCTGGGCGTTTTTCATAATGATCGAGTTTCGTAAATCGCTGTTGAGTACGTTGTGCCTGATGCTGGGGAGTTCGTTCGTATTGGCGGCCGACCCGGAGATTCATTGGCCCAGCGGCTGGCAGGTCGAAGAAGTCATACCTGACGACGAAGTCCCCGCGAAGGCTCAAACAGTGTCTCGCCAGCGCGCGATCAAAAATGATGAAAACGGCGCAACCCTGATGGTCATGGAGTTGACCGGCACGCCAATTGAGCCCGGGCATAAAGTTAATCTTCCAAGCGTGTTACTGGAGATGCGCAAATCGATTCAGAAAGATTTCGCCCGGGGCGGTTATCAAAGCGTGTGCAGCAAGATGCATCCTACGACACTGAGTCGCCTTGAAGCGTTGGAGACTACTTGCGTGATAACCGAAAACGGACGGCACGTGTTGTCACAAACATTAGTCGGCGCGGTGGATACAGATAAGGCCTATGTATTTTCTTACGCGGGCCAGGCGCAAGCCTACGAGGCGAGCAAGGACGAAGTCAGTTCGGTGCGTAACAGCCTGAAACTTTGAATCGGCCCATTTTAGTGGTTTTGAACAAAATGAACGGCTGGTTAAGTTCGATTTCGAACCGTCAACTGCAAAAAAGCCCCGCATGTGCGGGGCTTTTTTAGTGTGGGGTGATTAGCCGCGCAGCCAGGAATCTACTGTGGCAGCGCCGTACTCTTCTTTCCACGCTTTCAGGCCGCGGTGGTTGCCGCCTTTGGTCTCGATCAGTTCACCGGTATGCGGGTTGTGGTAAACCTTGACGACCCGTGCACGGCGCTGCTTTGGCGCTGCGGCGATGGTTGCACCCGCCTTGCGCGGGGCTGGATCAAGAATGGCGATGATATCGCGCAGACTTTTGCCGTAGCTGTCCATCAGCTTTTTGAGCTTTTCTTCGAATTCGATTTCTTTCTTCAAGCCTGCGTCGTTCTTCAAGGATTCCAGCTGGGCCAGCTGCTCTTGAAGGGCTTTTTCTGCTGCGCGAAATTCGGCGAGTCTGGACAAAATCTGTACTCCAATAGTGTAGTGGCTGATATCAACTGCAGACAAAGCTATAAGCCAGGAACGTTAACACGACGTCAACGAAGAAGACCCTTCTGCGAGTTCTGCACAGGCAGAAAAATTGTAGTAGTTAATCCCTCTGGAGTAAATCATGTCTTCTGTCCAAATAACAATCTTTCATCGGCTGCCTAACGATTTAATGAACTCATCGCAGGGTAGCGGCTTGCCGAACAGGTAACCTTGTAAGAAATCCACACCTTGGGCGACGAGGTATTCACACTGTTCTGCTGTTTCCACGCCTTCGGCAACAATGCCAAGG
This genomic stretch from Pseudomonas synxantha BG33R harbors:
- a CDS encoding site-specific integrase, which produces MSDLDRYINAATRDNTRRSYRAAIEHFEVSWGGFLPATSDSVARYLVAHAGVLAVNTLKLRLSALAQWHTSQGFADPTKAPVVRKVLKGIRAVHPARERQAEPLQLQHLEQVVTSLALEASQARENQDPPRLLRAKRDTALILLGFWRGFRSDELCRLSIEHVQAVPGAGISLYLPRSKGDRENLGKTYQTPALLRLCPVQAYSDWLSASALVRGPVFRGIDRWGNLGEEGLHPNSVIPLLRQALERAGIPAEQYTSHSLRRGFATWAHRSGWDLKSLMNYVGWNDMKSAMRYVEATPFLGMTLATQPLI
- the ahpC gene encoding alkyl hydroperoxide reductase subunit C → MPIINSQVKPFKATAFKNGSFLDVTDADLKGKWSVVFFYPADFTFVCPTELEDLADNYAEFQKLGVEIYSVSTDTHFAHAAWHNTSPAIGKIQYTMIGDPTLTISRNFDVLIEEAGLADRGTFVINPEGQIKIVELNDGGVGRDASELLRKIKAAQYVAAHPGEVCPAKWKEGEATLAPSLDLVGKI
- the ahpF gene encoding alkyl hydroperoxide reductase subunit F, producing MLDANLKAQLKSYLERVTQPIEIVASLDDGAKSQEMLALLQDVVSLTTLITLKTDGDDARRPSFSINRPGADINLRFAGIPMGHEFTSLVLALLQVGGHPSKASVEVIEQIRALKGEFSFETYFSLSCQNCPDVVQALNLMAVLNPNIRHVAIDGALFQAEVDERQVMAVPSVYLNGVNFGQGRMGLEEILAKLDTSGLEKAAEKISAKEAFDVLVVGGGPAGSSAAIYAARKGIRTGVAAERFGGQVLDTMSIENFISVQETEGPKLAIALEAHVRQYDVDIMNLQRASSLVPAKNAGELHEIRFESGATLKSKTVILATGARWREMGVPGEQEYKAKGVCFCPHCDGPLFKGKRVAVIGGGNSGVEAAIDLAGIVNHVTLLEFDSKLRADAVLQRKLYSLPNVDVITSALTSEVKGDGQKVTGLAYKDRDSGEFKTIDLEGIFVQIGLLPNTDWLKGTVELTPRGEIIVDARGETSLPGVFAAGDVTTVPYKQIVIAVGEGAKASLSAFDHLIRTSAPA
- the gloA gene encoding lactoylglutathione lyase, coding for MSLHELNTFPGVTAQPDTATANFVFNHTMLRVKDITKSLDFYTRVLGFSLVEKRDFPEAEFSLYFLALVDKAQIPADAAERTQWMKSIPGILELTHNHGTENDADFAYHNGNTDPRGFGHICISVPDIVAACERFEALGCDFQKRLTDGRMKSLAFIKDPDGYWVEIIQPAPM
- a CDS encoding DUF4946 domain-containing protein, translated to MIEFRKSLLSTLCLMLGSSFVLAADPEIHWPSGWQVEEVIPDDEVPAKAQTVSRQRAIKNDENGATLMVMELTGTPIEPGHKVNLPSVLLEMRKSIQKDFARGGYQSVCSKMHPTTLSRLEALETTCVITENGRHVLSQTLVGAVDTDKAYVFSYAGQAQAYEASKDEVSSVRNSLKL
- a CDS encoding histone-like nucleoid-structuring protein, MvaT/MvaU family — encoded protein: MSRLAEFRAAEKALQEQLAQLESLKNDAGLKKEIEFEEKLKKLMDSYGKSLRDIIAILDPAPRKAGATIAAAPKQRRARVVKVYHNPHTGELIETKGGNHRGLKAWKEEYGAATVDSWLRG